A DNA window from Pongo abelii isolate AG06213 chromosome 2, NHGRI_mPonAbe1-v2.0_pri, whole genome shotgun sequence contains the following coding sequences:
- the DHFR2 gene encoding dihydrofolate reductase 2, mitochondrial, whose protein sequence is MVRLLNCIVAVSQNMGIGKNGDLPWPPLRNEFRYFQRMTTTSSVEGKQNLVIMGRKTWFSIPEKNRPLKDRINLVLSRELKEPPQGAHFLARSLDDALKLTERPELANKVDMIWIVGGSSVYKEAMNHLGHLKLFVTRIMQDFESDTFFSEIDLEKYKLLPEYPGVLSDVQEEKGIKYKFEVYEKND, encoded by the coding sequence ATGGTTCGTTTGCTAAACTGCATCGTCGCTGTGTCCCAAAACATGGGCATCGGCAAGAACGGGGATCTGCCCTGGCCGCCGCTCAGGAATGAATTCAGGTATTTCCAGAGAATGACCACAACTTCTTCAGTAGAGGGTAAACAGAATCTGGTGATTATGGGTCGGAAGACCTGGTTCTCCATTCCTGAGAAGAATCGACCTTTAAAGGATAGAATTAATTTAGTTCTCAGCAGAGAACTCAAGGAACCTCCACAAGGAGCTCATTTTCTTGCCAGAAGTTTGGATGATGCCTTAAAACTTACTGAACGACCAGAATTAGCAAATAAAGTAGACATGATTTGGATAGTTGGTGGCAGTTCTGTTTATAAGGAAGCCATGAATCACCTAGGCCATCTTAAACTATTTGTGACAAGGATCATGCAGGACTTTGAAAGTGACACGTTTTTTTCAGAAATTGATTTGGAGAAATATAAACTTCTGCCAGAATACCCAGGTGTTCTCTCTGATGTCCAGGAGGAGAAAGGCATTAAGTACAAATTTGAAGTATATGAGAAGAATGATTAA